A genomic stretch from Planctomycetaceae bacterium includes:
- the ispF gene encoding 2-C-methyl-D-erythritol 2,4-cyclodiphosphate synthase, with protein MPPTFRIGEGHDIHRTIAGRPLMLGGLCISDAEFGLDGHSDADVLLHAVTDSLLGATGLGDIGQWFPNTDDRWKGADSAELLTTVLAAIHERGWQIGNLDCTIHAERPRLTDWKPKIRKRLAQLLKVAEDQVNVKAKSGEKVGPVGRQEAISADAVVLLVQVAAIDLS; from the coding sequence ATGCCTCCTACGTTTCGTATTGGTGAAGGCCACGACATCCACCGCACCATCGCCGGACGCCCATTGATGCTTGGAGGCCTGTGTATTTCCGATGCGGAATTCGGTCTGGATGGCCACAGCGACGCCGATGTCCTGCTGCATGCCGTCACCGATAGCCTGCTGGGAGCCACTGGTCTGGGCGATATTGGGCAATGGTTTCCCAATACAGATGATCGCTGGAAAGGCGCAGATTCTGCCGAACTTCTCACAACTGTGCTCGCCGCCATTCACGAACGAGGATGGCAGATTGGCAATCTGGACTGTACGATCCATGCCGAACGACCTCGCCTGACCGATTGGAAGCCAAAAATCCGAAAGCGACTGGCTCAGTTACTGAAGGTGGCCGAAGATCAGGTCAACGTGAAAGCCAAGTCGGGTGAAAAAGTGGGTCCTGTCGGTCGACAGGAAGCCATCTCAGCCGATGCGGTCGTGTTGCTCGTTCAGGTTGCGGCTATCGATCTATCGTAA
- a CDS encoding non-reducing end alpha-L-arabinofuranosidase family hydrolase, whose protein sequence is MNASRSLFSCSMYVGIILSGIYDDRLVADEPSVSDSLQWTSSAPLLTARAVDGWPWHSVKDPSIVRHGGKWHLFATVRGTERSHAIMYTSFADWPDANEAPRRILPMHKTYFCAPQVFFFEPHNKWYLICQASDESWGEKPFRPAFSTTDDISQPDSWTPLTPMFKKRPDNIPGWIDFWVICNEQKAHLFFTANNGQMWRCETSLTDFPNHWSRPVLALEDSVFEASHTYRILGKDQYLTIIEEQNGYGFRYYKSYVSEKPEGPWKPLAASKDEAFASLKNVLQPQPRWTDAISHGELIRSGTNQRLEVDPAKLQFLFQGATNEEKQGKKYGEIPWQLGLLRAN, encoded by the coding sequence ATGAATGCTTCCCGCTCTTTGTTCAGCTGCAGCATGTACGTGGGCATTATTCTGTCTGGAATTTACGATGATCGTCTGGTCGCAGACGAACCAAGCGTTTCCGACAGCCTGCAGTGGACGTCCTCCGCACCACTTCTGACAGCGAGGGCCGTGGATGGTTGGCCCTGGCATTCGGTGAAGGACCCTTCCATTGTCAGGCATGGGGGCAAATGGCACTTGTTCGCAACCGTTCGGGGTACAGAACGCAGCCATGCGATCATGTACACATCGTTTGCTGACTGGCCCGATGCGAACGAGGCCCCTCGCCGAATCCTGCCAATGCATAAGACTTACTTCTGCGCGCCGCAGGTCTTCTTCTTCGAACCGCACAACAAGTGGTATTTGATTTGTCAGGCCAGTGATGAATCATGGGGAGAGAAGCCCTTTCGTCCGGCTTTTTCAACAACCGACGACATCAGTCAACCGGATTCCTGGACGCCGCTTACTCCGATGTTCAAAAAGCGACCAGATAATATTCCTGGCTGGATCGACTTCTGGGTCATTTGTAATGAACAAAAGGCTCACCTGTTCTTCACTGCCAACAATGGGCAAATGTGGAGGTGCGAGACCTCACTGACTGACTTTCCCAACCACTGGTCGCGCCCTGTGCTGGCTTTAGAAGATTCCGTCTTCGAAGCCAGCCACACCTATCGCATCCTCGGTAAGGATCAGTATCTAACCATCATTGAAGAACAGAACGGATATGGTTTTCGATACTATAAATCCTACGTGTCCGAAAAACCGGAGGGCCCCTGGAAGCCTCTGGCTGCCAGCAAAGATGAGGCGTTTGCGTCGCTGAAGAATGTACTTCAACCTCAGCCTCGCTGGACGGACGCCATCAGCCATGGAGAACTGATTCGCAGCGGTACGAATCAAAGGCTGGAGGTTGATCCGGCGAAGTTGCAATTCCTGTTTCAGGGCGCCACAAATGAGGAAAAACAGGGGAAGAAATATGGCGAGATCCCGTGGCAACTGGGTTTACTGCGAGCGAATTGA
- the pyrE gene encoding orotate phosphoribosyltransferase codes for METYKQDFIHFMVRSNVLTFGDFTTKSGRRTPFFINTGRYRTGHQMNQLAGFYADAIQEKGIEFDFLFGPAYKGIPLVVAIVMEFSRRGIDVPFCFNRKEAKDHGEGGTLVGHQPESGQRVLIVEDVTTAGTSIRETVPQLMAAANVQLAGLVVSVNRMERGTGELNALTELRHEFHMDTFAIVDICEISDYLRGREIEGRIVVTDELYDRIQAYREQFGGTE; via the coding sequence ATGGAAACCTATAAGCAAGACTTCATTCACTTCATGGTTCGTTCGAATGTGCTGACGTTCGGAGATTTTACGACCAAGAGTGGTCGCAGGACACCGTTCTTCATCAACACGGGTCGTTATCGAACTGGCCATCAGATGAATCAGTTGGCGGGTTTCTATGCGGACGCGATTCAGGAAAAAGGAATTGAGTTCGATTTCCTGTTTGGCCCTGCATACAAAGGTATTCCATTGGTAGTGGCCATTGTGATGGAATTCAGCCGCCGGGGTATTGATGTGCCGTTTTGTTTCAATCGAAAGGAAGCCAAGGATCACGGGGAAGGTGGCACTCTTGTGGGGCATCAGCCAGAGTCCGGTCAGCGCGTTCTGATTGTTGAAGACGTCACCACGGCGGGCACGTCGATTCGTGAAACCGTTCCGCAACTGATGGCTGCTGCCAATGTGCAGCTTGCCGGCCTGGTGGTTTCCGTCAATCGCATGGAACGCGGTACTGGCGAGCTCAACGCTCTGACGGAGCTCCGTCATGAATTCCATATGGATACATTTGCGATTGTGGATATCTGCGAAATCTCGGACTATCTCCGTGGTCGGGAGATTGAAGGCAGGATTGTCGTAACTGACGAACTGTACGACCGAATCCAGGCCTATCGTGAGCAATTCGGTGGGACAGAATAG
- a CDS encoding DUF3239 domain-containing protein — MIELQCECGKRYRVPDELAGKRIRCKSCQAAVLVPDVQIIDVDPETITEVTESSSPVQPSGRGRSHRQESRPSRPTPKRRKPRDLSDVDPAMKRELDEMRRKSSSSASNPGLLRISYPRWVKAFPKWVFIWHGCCLACFAMVPLTWSAFIPACMMLAAVGLYWQKVKTHFIAGCVNPAMIFSLDPPLVAVTTDLTKGSGDYDVIRILPQPLAKMSTGLPEVGEQVATVSLYEDLEESQAHWSNFNPVVVDIVTTDNRHIDRILNSIEDEDWDLLETGLQQIGDWRDPGLYRIFAPDFQTEIEDEEEQFMIVQDELAGLEDYGVYTNVPQKIPSELRANAVKTYARGIDAREIMALAPSWSKSENGRVGLLISIQGLHYSYPECGAGAICWDDLQGVFVAEGIFELIAVDGHRVRIPGKHFRYKSAVKLESAINQILGH; from the coding sequence ATGATCGAACTGCAGTGTGAATGCGGAAAACGGTATCGCGTTCCGGATGAACTGGCCGGTAAACGCATTCGATGCAAAAGCTGTCAGGCTGCCGTTCTGGTTCCTGATGTCCAGATTATTGATGTTGATCCCGAGACGATCACTGAGGTAACGGAATCCAGTTCTCCCGTTCAGCCTTCTGGACGAGGCCGGTCGCATCGACAGGAATCGCGGCCTTCTCGCCCCACCCCTAAGCGTCGAAAACCGCGGGACTTGTCGGACGTTGATCCGGCAATGAAACGTGAACTCGACGAAATGCGTCGCAAGTCCAGTTCTTCAGCGTCGAACCCCGGATTGCTGCGGATCAGTTATCCGCGATGGGTGAAAGCGTTTCCGAAGTGGGTCTTCATCTGGCATGGTTGCTGTCTGGCCTGTTTCGCGATGGTGCCACTGACCTGGAGTGCATTCATACCGGCCTGCATGATGCTGGCAGCGGTCGGGTTGTACTGGCAGAAAGTAAAGACGCATTTCATAGCTGGCTGCGTGAACCCCGCAATGATATTCAGTCTCGATCCTCCGCTGGTCGCTGTGACTACGGATTTGACCAAAGGTTCGGGTGACTACGATGTAATCCGTATTCTCCCGCAGCCGCTGGCGAAGATGTCGACTGGGTTACCGGAGGTTGGTGAGCAGGTCGCAACTGTCTCGCTGTACGAGGATCTGGAAGAAAGTCAGGCTCACTGGAGCAACTTTAATCCAGTGGTTGTGGACATCGTCACAACGGACAATCGGCATATCGATCGCATCTTGAATTCAATCGAGGACGAAGACTGGGATCTGCTGGAGACCGGGTTGCAGCAGATTGGAGACTGGCGAGACCCCGGGCTCTATCGAATCTTCGCACCGGACTTTCAAACGGAGATTGAGGATGAAGAAGAGCAATTCATGATCGTTCAGGACGAACTGGCCGGACTGGAGGATTACGGCGTCTATACGAACGTCCCACAGAAAATTCCATCGGAGCTGCGGGCAAATGCAGTCAAGACCTACGCGCGAGGCATTGACGCTCGTGAAATCATGGCGCTTGCGCCTTCGTGGTCAAAGTCTGAAAACGGCCGTGTTGGTTTGCTGATCAGCATTCAGGGTCTTCATTATAGCTATCCCGAATGTGGGGCCGGGGCGATCTGCTGGGACGACCTGCAGGGTGTTTTTGTGGCAGAGGGTATCTTCGAGTTGATCGCAGTCGATGGTCATCGAGTTCGAATACCGGGAAAGCATTTTCGCTACAAATCGGCGGTCAAACTGGAGTCCGCCATCAACCAAATACTCGGACATTGA
- a CDS encoding ADP-ribosylglycohydrolase family protein codes for MDISDRTKLARLSLKGLSIGDAFGQQFFATPELLMSRQLPTYPWTITDDTVMAVSVVETLEEEGHIAPDLLAQKFAERYSADPWRGYGGTAHGILQRIGKGVAWQVAAGEVFDGAGSMGNGGAMRAGPIGGFFADDIEACIRNARLSAIVTHAHPDGQAGAIAVAVAAATAHDLHSTADPRQLLEAVIQYTPEGPTHSGLKEALETPLDYDVRTAAAKLGSGGKVISSDTVPFSLWCAAKCLRNYEEAMWTTVADWVIETPPARLQVLWSLWPLAATEYRSSGWITVSH; via the coding sequence GTGGACATCAGCGATCGCACTAAGCTTGCTCGGCTGAGCCTGAAAGGGCTTTCGATCGGAGACGCTTTTGGACAGCAGTTTTTCGCGACGCCCGAATTGCTCATGTCGCGACAGTTGCCAACCTACCCCTGGACCATCACGGATGACACAGTTATGGCGGTCAGCGTGGTGGAGACACTCGAGGAGGAAGGCCATATCGCCCCCGATCTGCTGGCGCAGAAGTTTGCCGAACGGTATTCGGCCGATCCATGGCGCGGCTACGGTGGCACGGCCCATGGGATTCTGCAACGGATAGGAAAAGGCGTGGCATGGCAGGTCGCAGCCGGTGAAGTCTTCGATGGTGCAGGTTCGATGGGAAACGGTGGCGCGATGAGGGCCGGACCAATTGGTGGCTTCTTCGCGGACGACATAGAGGCATGCATTAGGAATGCCCGTTTATCAGCAATCGTTACACATGCACATCCTGATGGTCAGGCCGGAGCGATCGCCGTGGCAGTTGCAGCCGCAACCGCACACGACCTCCATTCCACCGCTGATCCACGACAGCTGCTCGAGGCAGTGATTCAATATACACCGGAAGGCCCAACACATTCTGGACTCAAAGAAGCTCTGGAAACCCCACTGGACTATGACGTCCGAACAGCGGCTGCCAAGCTTGGCAGTGGAGGAAAAGTGATCTCTTCTGACACCGTTCCGTTCAGCCTGTGGTGTGCAGCAAAGTGCCTGAGAAATTACGAAGAGGCCATGTGGACGACCGTCGCGGACTGGGTGATCGAGACACCACCTGCGCGATTGCAGGTTCTGTGGTCGCTCTGGCCGTTGGCAGCAACGGAATACCGCAGCTCTGGCTGGATCACCGTGAGCCATTAA
- the gnd gene encoding decarboxylating NADP(+)-dependent phosphogluconate dehydrogenase, which yields MSKHDIGLIGLAVMGQNLVMNMANKGFSVGVYNRTTETTHEFINGLGSRPEGVVEAGTPDRIAGYDKLEDFVNSLQSPRRVMIMVKAGSPVDAVIDQLKPLLDKGDIIIDGGNADYVDTNRRHKQLAEEGFRFIGTGVSGGEEGALKGPSIMPGGHPEAWPFVKDVFQKISAKVGPNNDIPCCDWVGEAGAGHYVKMVHNGIEYGDMQLICEAYYILKYGVGLTNEELYEVFREWNQSELESYLIEITRDIFTVKDPETGEYLVDKILDTAGQKGTGKWMSQHALDLGVPTTLITEAVFARCLSAQKDARVRAEAVLAGPDTKFEGDRKQFIEDVKQALYASKLCSYAQGYVQLDAAAAEFGWKLNNGPIAYLWRGGCIIRSVFLEDIKKAFDKNPNLENLLLDDFFKAAIEKAQPSWRRVVATAIQLGLPVPAFSAALTYYDGYRRGRLPANLLQAQRDYFGAHTYERTDKPRGEKFHTDWIRERKIS from the coding sequence ATGTCAAAGCATGATATCGGCCTGATCGGCCTGGCAGTTATGGGGCAGAACCTGGTCATGAACATGGCCAACAAGGGATTTTCTGTCGGCGTCTACAACCGAACTACAGAAACAACTCACGAATTCATCAACGGACTGGGAAGTCGCCCTGAAGGCGTTGTTGAAGCAGGGACTCCGGATCGAATTGCCGGCTACGACAAGCTTGAGGACTTCGTCAACAGCCTCCAGTCACCACGACGTGTCATGATCATGGTGAAGGCGGGCAGCCCGGTGGATGCTGTAATCGATCAGCTCAAACCACTACTCGACAAGGGTGACATCATCATCGATGGCGGCAACGCCGATTACGTCGACACAAATCGCCGCCACAAGCAATTGGCTGAAGAAGGATTTCGATTCATTGGAACCGGTGTTTCCGGCGGCGAAGAAGGCGCGTTGAAGGGGCCAAGCATCATGCCCGGCGGCCATCCGGAAGCCTGGCCATTTGTGAAAGATGTCTTCCAGAAGATCAGTGCGAAGGTCGGCCCCAATAACGACATCCCCTGCTGCGACTGGGTTGGTGAAGCCGGGGCAGGGCACTACGTCAAGATGGTGCACAACGGCATCGAATACGGCGACATGCAGTTGATCTGCGAAGCCTACTACATCCTGAAATACGGAGTCGGGCTCACCAATGAAGAACTCTACGAGGTCTTCCGTGAATGGAACCAAAGCGAACTTGAAAGCTACCTGATCGAAATCACCCGCGACATTTTCACGGTGAAAGATCCGGAAACCGGCGAATACCTGGTCGACAAAATTCTGGACACGGCGGGCCAGAAGGGGACCGGCAAGTGGATGAGCCAGCATGCCCTGGATCTGGGCGTTCCCACAACCCTGATTACAGAAGCCGTTTTCGCTCGGTGCCTGTCCGCACAGAAAGACGCACGCGTTCGGGCAGAAGCCGTACTTGCAGGGCCTGACACGAAGTTTGAAGGCGACCGCAAACAGTTTATCGAAGATGTGAAGCAGGCACTCTACGCTTCAAAACTCTGCAGCTACGCTCAGGGTTATGTGCAACTGGATGCAGCCGCGGCAGAGTTCGGATGGAAACTGAACAACGGACCGATTGCTTACCTGTGGCGAGGCGGCTGTATCATTCGTTCGGTCTTTCTGGAAGACATCAAGAAGGCTTTCGATAAGAACCCGAATCTTGAAAACCTCCTGCTGGACGATTTCTTTAAGGCAGCCATCGAAAAAGCCCAACCATCATGGCGCCGCGTCGTTGCGACAGCCATTCAGCTGGGACTTCCTGTTCCAGCGTTCAGCGCGGCATTGACCTACTACGACGGCTACCGCCGAGGCCGACTGCCCGCGAACCTGCTGCAGGCTCAGCGCGACTACTTTGGTGCTCATACCTATGAACGCACCGACAAGCCTCGCGGTGAAAAGTTCCACACGGACTGGATCCGCGAACGAAAAATCTCGTAG
- a CDS encoding sugar kinase: MLNVPSSGALDFVSLGAMVHRLDPGIIPFRKANNFAVHVSGGEFNCAANLADCFQLKTGIATAMVDNPIGDLISERVRAMGVKPFYKMFKHDGVRGPNMATVYSDQGHGIRGPIVFYNRSNEAAGLLKAGDFNWDEIFAGGVRWFHSGGIFAALSPTTPEVIIEGMKAAKKAGAVTSFDLNYRAKLWQISGGLDKAQETLNRIVENVDVLVGNEEDLQKGLGLKGQDVEAHGKLDPAAFFGMMEEVASKLPNVKAVATTLREVHSTNRHSWSAVLWMDGKTYQAKQAELDVIDRIGGGDGFASGLFYGLLSGKDPQTALDLGWAHGALLTTFPGDTTMATLNQVEAVAAGSSARVQR, encoded by the coding sequence ATGTTGAACGTTCCTTCGTCCGGTGCTCTGGACTTTGTTTCTCTGGGTGCAATGGTCCACCGTCTGGATCCAGGCATCATTCCATTTCGCAAAGCAAATAACTTTGCCGTTCACGTGAGCGGTGGCGAATTCAACTGTGCAGCCAACCTGGCAGACTGCTTTCAGTTGAAGACCGGAATCGCAACGGCCATGGTGGACAACCCGATCGGCGACCTGATCAGCGAACGCGTTCGAGCCATGGGTGTTAAGCCGTTCTACAAAATGTTCAAACACGATGGCGTACGCGGACCAAACATGGCAACCGTGTACAGCGATCAGGGACACGGCATTCGTGGCCCGATCGTGTTTTACAACCGAAGTAACGAAGCGGCCGGATTGCTGAAGGCCGGCGACTTCAACTGGGATGAGATCTTTGCTGGTGGGGTGCGATGGTTTCACAGCGGAGGCATTTTTGCCGCACTGTCTCCCACGACTCCGGAAGTTATCATCGAAGGAATGAAGGCCGCCAAGAAAGCAGGGGCCGTGACCTCGTTCGACCTGAACTACCGCGCGAAGCTGTGGCAAATCAGCGGTGGTCTGGATAAAGCCCAGGAGACCCTGAACCGAATCGTCGAAAATGTCGACGTCCTTGTCGGGAACGAAGAAGATCTGCAGAAAGGTCTTGGCCTGAAGGGACAGGATGTCGAAGCTCACGGCAAGCTCGATCCTGCCGCCTTCTTTGGAATGATGGAAGAAGTGGCCAGTAAACTGCCAAATGTGAAGGCCGTTGCGACGACTCTTCGAGAAGTTCATTCGACAAATCGTCACTCCTGGAGTGCCGTTCTGTGGATGGATGGCAAAACGTACCAAGCCAAACAGGCTGAACTGGATGTGATCGACCGAATTGGCGGTGGTGATGGATTTGCATCCGGGCTGTTCTACGGACTGTTGAGCGGCAAGGATCCGCAAACGGCACTGGATCTCGGATGGGCTCACGGTGCCTTGCTGACGACATTCCCGGGTGACACAACGATGGCAACCCTCAACCAGGTAGAAGCCGTTGCTGCAGGTAGCTCCGCTCGAGTGCAGCGATAG
- a CDS encoding DUF1501 domain-containing protein encodes MLSLNDHSLKMCDGIPRREAIRIGGLSAVGLTLPHLLSLKANANPQESSPNHSAASPGFGKAKSVILFWLLGGAPQHESWDPKPQAPSQIRGEFGSIPTVVPGINIGELMPRTASHVDKLAILRAVVTKDQAHSSSGYQMLTGVPHIPLSQENVTSKAPNLSPSHAAMMRVLRPDSDGLPSSIALPYHIANDGEIIWPGQKAGILGRQYDPWQLYCDPSESDFSVPDLSFPQDIAAGRFDSRRQLLEQLNRYRQQAIAVSGAHGNGLAANLVAQINPENEFEKKSQQAFELLAGNSARKAFRLHEESDPVRDRYGRYRFGQSCLLARRLVQAGVSLVQVNWTRVDGKANNGTWDTHRDHCASLKSFLMPMMDQTYSALIEDLHQQGMLEETLVVWISEFGHTPRINGNAGRDHWGNCFSIAMAGGGIQGGMTHGQSDPHAAYPVADIVTPADVTATMFHCLGHSPDTMLQDQTGRPFPLTRGSVIETIV; translated from the coding sequence ATGCTGAGTCTGAATGATCATTCGCTGAAAATGTGTGATGGTATTCCCCGCCGTGAGGCTATTCGAATTGGTGGATTGTCCGCGGTTGGTCTGACGCTGCCCCATCTGTTGAGCCTGAAAGCGAACGCAAATCCTCAGGAATCATCGCCGAACCATTCGGCAGCATCTCCGGGATTTGGCAAAGCCAAGTCTGTGATTCTGTTCTGGTTACTGGGAGGAGCGCCTCAACACGAATCCTGGGATCCAAAGCCACAGGCTCCCTCACAAATACGTGGCGAATTCGGATCGATTCCAACAGTGGTTCCTGGCATCAACATCGGCGAACTGATGCCGCGCACAGCCAGCCATGTTGATAAGCTCGCGATACTGCGGGCAGTTGTCACAAAGGATCAGGCCCATTCTTCCAGCGGGTATCAGATGCTCACGGGAGTTCCTCATATTCCGTTGAGTCAGGAGAATGTGACATCAAAGGCTCCGAATCTCTCGCCCTCCCACGCGGCCATGATGCGGGTGCTGCGGCCGGATTCCGATGGTCTTCCATCGTCCATCGCGTTGCCGTATCACATTGCCAATGATGGTGAGATTATCTGGCCGGGGCAAAAGGCCGGAATTCTTGGCAGGCAATACGATCCCTGGCAGTTGTATTGTGATCCTTCGGAGTCGGACTTCAGCGTTCCCGATTTGTCCTTTCCTCAGGACATTGCTGCGGGACGCTTTGATTCCCGACGTCAATTACTGGAGCAACTGAATCGATATCGTCAGCAGGCGATTGCCGTTTCAGGAGCTCACGGGAATGGCCTGGCAGCCAACCTGGTGGCTCAAATCAACCCGGAGAACGAATTCGAAAAGAAGTCGCAGCAGGCTTTCGAATTGCTGGCGGGTAACTCGGCCAGAAAGGCTTTTCGCCTTCATGAAGAAAGTGATCCCGTTCGCGATCGCTACGGTCGCTATCGGTTTGGACAATCGTGCCTGCTTGCCCGGCGTCTGGTTCAGGCGGGTGTCTCGCTGGTTCAGGTAAACTGGACGCGAGTTGATGGCAAAGCTAACAACGGAACCTGGGATACCCATCGAGATCATTGCGCGAGCCTGAAATCGTTTCTGATGCCCATGATGGATCAGACCTATTCCGCGCTCATCGAAGACCTCCATCAGCAAGGCATGCTGGAAGAGACACTTGTGGTGTGGATCAGTGAATTTGGGCATACTCCCAGGATCAATGGCAACGCCGGCCGCGATCACTGGGGAAATTGCTTCTCAATCGCGATGGCAGGCGGCGGCATCCAGGGGGGTATGACCCACGGACAATCCGATCCACATGCCGCTTATCCAGTCGCGGACATTGTGACGCCAGCCGACGTCACCGCGACCATGTTTCACTGTCTGGGGCATTCGCCCGACACGATGCTGCAGGATCAGACTGGTCGACCATTTCCGCTAACGCGAGGATCCGTCATCGAAACGATTGTCTGA
- a CDS encoding PEGA domain-containing protein: MRSWYSILIVIILLQTGCVHRRFTVYSNPPGALVRVDGKDVGYTPASVDFTWYGTREIQLLKDGYETQTQMVSIPSPWYQKFPLDFLSDNFAGRHITDHRQFQFDLQPKRMDNMNDVRTRAESLRSEALHGP, encoded by the coding sequence ATGCGTTCTTGGTATTCCATCCTGATTGTCATCATCCTGCTGCAGACGGGTTGTGTGCATCGTCGATTCACGGTGTACTCCAATCCGCCGGGAGCATTGGTGCGCGTGGACGGAAAAGACGTTGGTTACACTCCTGCATCTGTGGATTTCACGTGGTACGGAACCCGTGAAATTCAGTTGCTGAAAGATGGTTACGAAACGCAGACGCAGATGGTCAGCATCCCATCCCCGTGGTACCAGAAGTTTCCGCTGGATTTTCTGAGTGATAATTTCGCCGGAAGGCACATCACAGATCATCGGCAATTTCAATTCGACCTGCAGCCGAAGCGTATGGATAACATGAACGACGTACGCACACGAGCCGAATCGTTGCGAAGCGAAGCGTTGCACGGTCCTTAG
- a CDS encoding GDSL-type esterase/lipase family protein: MNPLVSHFANGQAFFTGALLVMFALTGLGFSRRQKPSEESGNDATPREPTAGFGQVLAQVCFRYRWLLLIAGLLFVAASSTPFPIWILIPLALSTSFAWRTRDAGQRRNLVLITFLCWTTAIVHELYWQWEPSVDIEAIRGRALVVLADSVTAGLGEGEATTWPVLLQEQWPSEIIDLSHVGETVITAADRFRKHSVPKDAAFIIELGGNDLLGSTTVSQFRKDLDDLLHAIRRDDPERAILMFELPLPPFHNAWGDVQRSLALRHGVVLIPKRKLLSVFTADAGTFDSIHLTQDGHNRMATIMAKLLQLR, from the coding sequence ATGAATCCTCTTGTTTCACATTTCGCAAACGGACAGGCATTCTTCACAGGCGCGCTGCTGGTGATGTTCGCGTTAACGGGACTCGGATTTTCGCGGCGGCAGAAGCCTTCTGAAGAATCCGGAAACGATGCAACACCCCGGGAACCCACGGCAGGGTTTGGGCAGGTCCTGGCTCAGGTCTGTTTTCGCTATCGCTGGCTTCTGCTGATCGCAGGGTTGCTGTTTGTGGCAGCATCATCAACGCCGTTCCCCATTTGGATACTGATCCCGCTTGCCTTATCAACTTCATTTGCCTGGCGAACCAGAGACGCTGGTCAACGCAGGAATCTGGTTCTTATCACGTTCCTGTGCTGGACGACTGCGATCGTCCATGAGCTTTACTGGCAATGGGAGCCGAGTGTCGACATCGAAGCGATCCGAGGGCGTGCTCTTGTTGTTCTTGCTGATTCCGTCACAGCCGGCCTTGGTGAAGGAGAGGCCACAACGTGGCCCGTCCTGCTGCAGGAACAGTGGCCGAGTGAAATTATAGATCTGTCTCATGTTGGCGAGACTGTCATCACGGCCGCCGATCGATTCCGAAAACACTCTGTTCCGAAAGATGCGGCGTTCATTATTGAACTCGGAGGAAACGATCTCCTTGGTTCAACGACGGTATCGCAATTCCGAAAGGATCTGGATGACCTGCTCCACGCGATTCGACGTGATGATCCGGAGCGTGCCATTCTTATGTTCGAGCTGCCTTTGCCACCGTTTCACAACGCCTGGGGCGACGTTCAGCGATCACTCGCTCTTCGCCATGGTGTGGTGCTGATTCCCAAGAGGAAACTGCTAAGTGTCTTTACAGCAGATGCAGGCACGTTCGACAGCATTCATTTAACTCAGGATGGCCACAACAGAATGGCGACCATCATGGCAAAGCTGCTTCAACTCAGGTAA
- the mscL gene encoding large conductance mechanosensitive channel protein MscL — MGLIKEFKDFAMKGNVVDMAVGIIIGGGFGKIVNSMVSDIIMPVVGALAGKGSFGSQFLWLGDGEKPGSIADAVKTGEPYIAWGPFVQTTIDFIILAFAIFMMIKLMNKARELTEKKAEEAAAAPSAPPEDIVLLREIRDALKTR; from the coding sequence ATGGGCCTCATCAAGGAATTCAAAGACTTTGCCATGAAGGGCAATGTCGTTGATATGGCCGTGGGAATTATTATTGGGGGCGGCTTTGGCAAAATCGTCAACTCGATGGTCAGCGATATCATCATGCCTGTCGTTGGAGCTCTTGCCGGCAAAGGAAGCTTTGGCAGCCAGTTCCTTTGGCTTGGAGACGGGGAAAAGCCGGGCAGCATTGCCGACGCTGTGAAAACAGGCGAGCCCTATATCGCCTGGGGCCCCTTCGTTCAGACAACCATTGATTTTATCATCCTGGCCTTTGCCATCTTCATGATGATCAAACTGATGAACAAGGCCCGCGAATTGACTGAAAAGAAGGCTGAAGAAGCGGCCGCTGCTCCTTCCGCCCCACCGGAAGACATCGTGCTGCTGCGAGAAATCCGCGATGCACTCAAAACCAGATAA